The genome window TCTCCGACGAAGCCTCTGACGCCCCGTTTCAGCAGCGAATACGTGTAGAGGCCCGCCAGCAGGATCAGGCAAAGAAGTTCCAGGTTGGCGGGAGCGCCGGCTGCGGGACCCTCCAGCGCCGTGGCCGGGATCTCGGGCAGGATCGCGTTGGTCAGATATCCCATCGCCACCGCAAGCAGGATGATGGTGACACTGAAACAGAGGGCGATCCTGCGGCCGTGGAGTTGTGCCAGGACACCGAAGGTGGTCACGTTTGTGGCGGGTCCGGTCAGGAGAAAAGCCAGCGCCGCGCCTGGGGAGACTCCCTTGAAAAGGAGGACCGCGACGAACGGGGTGGCGCTGGAGGCGCAGACGTAAGTGGGAAGCCCGAGTATGGCGAACGCCGGGATCTCCAACGCCGCGGGCAATCGCTGGAGCCAGCTCGTCGGCAGGAACGCCTCCACCACAGCCGCCAAAACCAGGCCGAAGACGATCCAGGGTGCGGTGTGATCGACGGCATCCCCGAATCCGTTCGAGAGGCCCTGCCGAATTTTCTGACCCAGGGGTAGCGAAGCCGGGCTTCCACAATATTCCGCCGACTCGGTTTGGCTGCCAAGACGCGGCACCAGGCGTCCCACGATCCATCCCACGAGCAGGGCCACCAAGGCAGCGGCGGCGACGCGAACGATGGTCATTTTTCCCCCCAAGAGGGGGATGGAGAGAAGGACCGCATCGAGTCCCAACTCCGGTGTCGAGATGAGAAATGCCATGGCCGCCGTAGCGGGAGCACCGCTCCGGACCAGGGTCCGATACAGGGGGACCACACCACAGGAGCAGATCGGGAAGGGCAGGCCGACGGCCATTCCCCGCATCGCCTGGTTCCACTGCCGGCCGCGGCGCATCCAGGCGATGGAGGATCGGGTCAGGAAGGAGTTCATGAATCCCGCAACCAGGTAGGCGATCAGCAGTGCGGGAGCTCCCTTCAGAGCCAGTTGGAAGAAGGTCGAGACGATTCGCTCCCCGGCGGCCGCGTGAGGCATATGCTCGATCTGAAACAGGGCCGTCAGCAGAACCACTCCCAGCAACGAGCCCGCGCCCGAGACCCATCTCTGCATCCCGGATCCGGCAGGGACGAGGTCACCGATCCTGGACCGTGTCAGTTGCAGGGTCGCATGGAGCAGGAATCCCGCCGTGAGCGCCTGGAACCAATCCGCGCTCTGTCCGTACGGGTCGGCGAGGACTCCAGGTCCCCAAAAGAAGCCCAAGCCGGTGCCGAGCAGGATGGGCGCCAAAGCGCCAGCCGCTACCCAGGAGCCGTACCGCGGCCGCAACAGCCACCAGACAGTGAGACCCACTGGGAAAAGGGGCGAGACGACAACCGAAGGGAGAAGATTCCAGCCGGATTCGCCACCGTAGTCGTGTGCGCTGATGACGCCACCGTCCATCGCCGAGTGCAAACAGAGGCCCAGCAAGCCGAGAGCCAAGGCCGTCAGGTGAGCGCGAACAGTCCTCTCAGGATAGAACCGCTTGGCCAGGCCGGGAGCCAATATCCCTGCCAGAAAGAAGAAAACGGCCTCCCAGTGGCCTCGGACGAGGATCGGCAGCAGGATGCTCAGGAACAACACACCGGGCATGGTCACGAAGATGAACCCATCCAGGAGGATCTGCATCCTCCCGTGGGCTCGCGCCAAATGGCAGATGAACGGTCCCAGGCAGAGACTCAGCAAGCTGGCCAGCAGCAGTTGACTCTCGCCGGTGCTCAAAATTCCCGTCCAGTTCGTGGAAACGACCGATGTTTACCTATCGTCCTGTTGTCAGGAATGTGGATTATATCTGGTTGGAGACGGGATACCCACTGGTCCGGGACCAATCTCAGGGTTCCTGCGGCAGGATCGGTAGAGCAGGAATCGAAACTCAATCCAGAAACCGGAACGTTTCTCGAACCGGAAGAATTCATCGCCCAAAGCTGGTAGTTTCCATCCAGGAGAGCGAAAACGATGCGGCCGCCGTCTCTGTTTCCCACCACTGTCGTCGGCAGCCTTCCCCGGCCCCAATGGGTCATGGACCTCTTCGCCCAGGAGATTTCGGGACAGGTCGTTCCGGAGACCTTCCAGTCCCGCCTGGACAGTGCGGTCCTCTACGCCATCCAGCTCCAGGAAATGGCCGGGGTCGACATCATCAGCGATGGCGAATACCGGCGCGAGAGCTACGTCAAGATCTTCGCGCAAAGCGTGGGGGGATTCGAGAGGGACCTGCTGGACGGCTCGGCGATTCTGGATGACGGCCAGTTCTACGACAGCCGGGCCCGCCGGGTGGTGGCGCCCTCCCAGGCCGAGTCTCCGCTTCGCTATCCGGCGGTGGTCCGCCCTGTCGAGGCCGGCCGTCCGGTGGTCCTGGACGAAGCCAGGTTCCTGCTGAGCCACACCTCGCTGCCGGTCAAGGTGACCCTGCCCTCGCCCTACATTCTGGCCCGGCGCCTCTGGCATCCCGATTATTCCCGCGACGCCTATCCGACCCGGCAGGATTTTCTGAATGACATCATCCCGGTTCTGCGCCGGGAAGTGCGTGAGCTGGAGGCCCTGGGGGTCTATTTCATCCAGTTGGACGATCCGTGGCTCTCGCTCTTTGTGGACGAAGGCTACCGGAGCCATTTCGAAGCCGTGGAGCGGGAGATCCAAACCAGCATCGACTGCATCAACCAGGTCGTTTCGGACACCCGGCAGGCCAAGACCGGAGTCCACTTCTGCCGGGCCCATTACAATCGCAGTACCGGGTTCAGAGGAGACTATTCCTATCTCCTCCCCTACCTGAAGGACCTTCGAGTCGACCAGTTGGTCATGGAATTCGCTCTGCCCAACGCCGGATCTCTGGAGGTTCTGGAGGCGTTTCCGGAACATCTGGAATTGGGACTGGGTTGCGTCGACGTCCGGGCCGAGGAAATTCCCCCGCCCGCCCGGATCGTGGAGATGGTGCGCCAGGCGGTCCGCTACGTGGGGCGCGAGAGGATCACTCTGAATCCCGATTGCGGCTTCGCTCCCTCCAACACCAACCCGATTCCCGTGGACGAAGCGTACCGCAAGCTCAAGGCCATGGCCGAGGCGGCCCGCCGGCTGAGAGAGGAGTAATGGAGTTGCCACGGGGTGAAGAGGAGGCCTGTAGCAGGTGATGGAGAAACAACCCCTTCAAACCGGGTCCGGCGCCGGTCGTGGACATCCGGATCGAAGCGTCGTCATCCACAGTCACCTCCTGGCGGACGGCGTTTCCGGCAGTTCCCGGAGGGGCCGGGCGTTGCTGGTGCGTGAGGGCCGCATCCAAGCCGTAGGCGCCAGGGAAGAAATCCTGAAGTCGGCGCCACCGGAGACGTCCGTCATCGACCTGGGACGCGCGTGCCTGGCTCCCGGGCTGATCGACAGCCACACGCATCTGAGCCTGGCGGGCGACGGCCGCCACT of Acidobacteriota bacterium contains these proteins:
- a CDS encoding cobalamin-independent methionine synthase II family protein, giving the protein MRPPSLFPTTVVGSLPRPQWVMDLFAQEISGQVVPETFQSRLDSAVLYAIQLQEMAGVDIISDGEYRRESYVKIFAQSVGGFERDLLDGSAILDDGQFYDSRARRVVAPSQAESPLRYPAVVRPVEAGRPVVLDEARFLLSHTSLPVKVTLPSPYILARRLWHPDYSRDAYPTRQDFLNDIIPVLRREVRELEALGVYFIQLDDPWLSLFVDEGYRSHFEAVEREIQTSIDCINQVVSDTRQAKTGVHFCRAHYNRSTGFRGDYSYLLPYLKDLRVDQLVMEFALPNAGSLEVLEAFPEHLELGLGCVDVRAEEIPPPARIVEMVRQAVRYVGRERITLNPDCGFAPSNTNPIPVDEAYRKLKAMAEAARRLREE
- a CDS encoding permease, which gives rise to MSTGESQLLLASLLSLCLGPFICHLARAHGRMQILLDGFIFVTMPGVLFLSILLPILVRGHWEAVFFFLAGILAPGLAKRFYPERTVRAHLTALALGLLGLCLHSAMDGGVISAHDYGGESGWNLLPSVVVSPLFPVGLTVWWLLRPRYGSWVAAGALAPILLGTGLGFFWGPGVLADPYGQSADWFQALTAGFLLHATLQLTRSRIGDLVPAGSGMQRWVSGAGSLLGVVLLTALFQIEHMPHAAAGERIVSTFFQLALKGAPALLIAYLVAGFMNSFLTRSSIAWMRRGRQWNQAMRGMAVGLPFPICSCGVVPLYRTLVRSGAPATAAMAFLISTPELGLDAVLLSIPLLGGKMTIVRVAAAALVALLVGWIVGRLVPRLGSQTESAEYCGSPASLPLGQKIRQGLSNGFGDAVDHTAPWIVFGLVLAAVVEAFLPTSWLQRLPAALEIPAFAILGLPTYVCASSATPFVAVLLFKGVSPGAALAFLLTGPATNVTTFGVLAQLHGRRIALCFSVTIILLAVAMGYLTNAILPEIPATALEGPAAGAPANLELLCLILLAGLYTYSLLKRGVRGFVGEISLKGHHG